A single Desulfovibrio piger DNA region contains:
- the rnfB gene encoding RnfABCDGE type electron transport complex subunit B — MVFVSIITLFGLGLVAAILLSIASRVFYVKEDPRVEAVLEVLPGANCGGCGFAGCEGYAAAVVSDPDIPANKCCAGGADTAIAVGELTGKTVAEAEPLFSLRRCDKLAGNVALRYQYQGMPSCAAAAMLRGGTDTCHWSCMGFGDCVQVCPFGAMQVKDSVVRVDVSRCTGCGMCVSACPRGVLELVPRRHRVAVFCNTRDKLRAVTEVCDAGCINCGRCAKACPAKAVSNVDGRMVVDQIKCVSYGPDCGEACVEACARHILRRTCPTGIEAANVARMKDDSDGDGAAGGGTVPVTGKNDRPAQENCNA; from the coding sequence ATGGTTTTCGTTTCCATCATCACCCTGTTCGGATTGGGGCTCGTGGCCGCCATCCTGCTGTCCATCGCCTCGCGCGTCTTCTACGTCAAGGAAGACCCGCGGGTGGAGGCCGTGCTGGAGGTCCTGCCCGGCGCCAACTGCGGTGGTTGCGGCTTTGCCGGCTGCGAGGGCTACGCCGCGGCCGTGGTCTCCGATCCCGACATCCCGGCCAACAAATGCTGCGCGGGCGGTGCCGACACGGCCATCGCCGTGGGCGAGCTGACCGGCAAGACCGTGGCCGAGGCGGAGCCCCTGTTCTCGCTGCGGCGCTGTGACAAGCTGGCCGGCAACGTGGCCCTGCGCTACCAGTACCAGGGGATGCCCTCCTGCGCGGCGGCGGCCATGCTGCGCGGCGGCACCGATACCTGCCACTGGTCCTGCATGGGCTTTGGTGACTGCGTGCAGGTCTGTCCCTTCGGCGCCATGCAGGTCAAGGACAGTGTGGTGCGCGTGGACGTTTCCCGCTGCACGGGCTGCGGCATGTGCGTGTCGGCCTGCCCGCGCGGGGTGCTGGAGCTGGTGCCGCGCCGTCACCGCGTGGCCGTGTTCTGCAACACGCGCGACAAGCTGCGTGCCGTGACCGAAGTCTGTGACGCGGGCTGCATCAATTGCGGCCGCTGCGCCAAGGCCTGCCCGGCCAAGGCCGTGAGCAACGTGGACGGCCGCATGGTGGTGGACCAGATCAAGTGTGTCTCTTACGGGCCCGATTGCGGTGAGGCCTGCGTGGAGGCCTGTGCCCGCCACATCCTGCGCCGTACCTGCCCCACGGGCATCGAGGCCGCCAACGTGGCCAGGATGAAGGATGACAGCGATGGCGACGGCGCCGCTGGGGGCGGCACCGTGCCTGTGACCGGAAAGAACGACCGCCCCGCACAGGAGAACTGCAATGCCTAA
- a CDS encoding FAD:protein FMN transferase encodes MPKTSRRDFLRWTLAGSGLLLAGAASVLEPVPARAVARFAAPVQQTALFMGTMVSITVACSSSTQAHDAMDLAFAEGRRLEALLTRHDAAAPLGVLNSQGSLRDVPPELLNVWQRAHGICHLTGGAFDATVLPLVRLLESRSNPEGELELAESDLREALALVDTDAVYAGRDGMRLGRQGMGLTLDGIAKGHIVDAMSAVLLRAGCENHLINAGGDILARGHKSQGVSWRVAVEDPEKRGHYPQVLELYNQAIATSGGYEVTYDAGGRHHHLLDPSTGRSPVLGSMSVLAATCMQADALATGLSVLPAGEALALADSLSGCACGLLRRDGRLQVSRRWPAEA; translated from the coding sequence ATGCCTAAGACCTCTCGCCGAGATTTTTTGCGCTGGACGCTGGCCGGCAGCGGCCTGCTGCTGGCCGGAGCGGCCTCCGTCCTGGAGCCCGTCCCCGCCCGGGCCGTGGCGCGCTTTGCCGCGCCCGTGCAGCAGACGGCCCTGTTCATGGGCACCATGGTGAGCATCACCGTGGCCTGCTCCTCGTCCACCCAGGCCCATGATGCCATGGACCTGGCCTTTGCCGAGGGGCGCCGTCTGGAGGCCCTGCTCACCCGGCATGACGCGGCGGCCCCCCTGGGCGTGCTCAACAGCCAGGGCAGCCTGCGGGACGTGCCGCCCGAGCTGCTCAACGTCTGGCAGCGGGCCCACGGCATCTGCCACCTGACCGGGGGCGCCTTCGATGCCACGGTCCTGCCCCTGGTGCGCCTGCTGGAGAGCCGCAGCAATCCCGAAGGCGAGCTGGAGCTGGCCGAGAGCGACCTGCGCGAGGCCCTGGCCCTGGTGGATACCGATGCCGTCTATGCCGGCCGCGACGGGATGCGCCTGGGGCGGCAGGGCATGGGCCTGACCCTGGACGGCATCGCCAAGGGGCATATCGTGGATGCCATGTCCGCCGTGCTGCTGCGCGCCGGTTGCGAGAACCATCTCATCAATGCCGGTGGCGACATCCTGGCGCGCGGCCACAAGTCCCAGGGCGTGTCCTGGCGCGTGGCCGTGGAAGACCCGGAAAAGCGCGGCCACTATCCGCAGGTGCTGGAGCTGTACAACCAGGCCATCGCCACCTCCGGCGGCTACGAGGTGACCTATGACGCCGGGGGACGCCATCACCACCTGCTGGATCCGTCCACCGGGCGCAGCCCCGTGCTGGGCAGCATGAGCGTGCTGGCCGCCACCTGCATGCAGGCCGATGCGCTGGCCACGGGCCTGTCCGTCCTGCCCGCCGGGGAAGCCCTGGCCCTGGCCGACAGCCTTTCGGGCTGCGCCTGCGGCCTCTTGCGCCGGGACGGCCGTTTGCAGGTCTCGCGCCGCTGGCCTGCGGAAGCCTGA
- a CDS encoding OsmC family protein → MADITARYLGDLRVECVHQQSGTVLVTDAPKDNNGKGEAFCPTDLCATALAACAMTIIGIYGRNHGVDVTGTTIEISKTMSANPRRIGRIEVIFNMPDRDFSEKEKAMIERAAHTCPVHLSLHPDTEQVFTFKWSR, encoded by the coding sequence ATGGCAGACATCACCGCCAGATATCTCGGCGACCTGCGCGTGGAATGCGTGCACCAGCAGAGCGGTACCGTGCTCGTCACCGACGCCCCCAAGGACAACAACGGCAAGGGCGAGGCCTTCTGCCCCACCGACCTCTGCGCCACGGCCCTGGCCGCCTGCGCCATGACCATCATCGGCATCTACGGCCGGAACCACGGCGTGGACGTGACCGGCACCACCATCGAGATCAGCAAGACCATGAGCGCCAACCCGCGCCGCATCGGCAGGATCGAGGTCATCTTCAACATGCCCGACCGTGATTTCTCCGAAAAGGAGAAGGCCATGATCGAACGGGCCGCCCACACCTGCCCCGTGCATCTGAGCCTGCACCCCGATACCGAGCAGGTCTTCACCTTCAAGTGGAGCCGCTAG